One Osmerus mordax isolate fOsmMor3 chromosome 25, fOsmMor3.pri, whole genome shotgun sequence DNA window includes the following coding sequences:
- the LOC136933754 gene encoding M-phase inducer phosphatase 1-A-like, producing the protein MAYKDGYSLPGPLSPDCQASPMSELAHCFTGLSAFHAGDTPRRCLDLSNISTDSPDVDATQISPHQDKPGSVPVNYESPVLRNNRMKKVLSFLPRLLCSSPKVLPCETSCHDKENEPPAQRVQFQLGDFLSAQDSQFQGDSEPDGLESPPFCLPPFSLSNNCPRGADVGGFMEILEQDFEQSSVTSSMSCSMAQLLSEPIMNQEVNLSSVSVCHQEGRRLFRSPSMPGRLERLAGKRACSSPAVAGRPLKRHCTFSAISEEASEREGDQEPGVSSQRRLRLKKTHSLCEGTEPLGGDWVDAELIGDSSKMYALPTVPGRHQELKYITGETMRALLEGKFSCLVESFVVVDCRYPYEYQGGHIKGAMSLPNTVEAVQYLLSQKLKARSPHKRFILVLHCEFSSERGPRTCRLLRREDRSVNEYPALHYPELYILKGGYRDFYHSHQEHCEPQAYCPMHHQDHREELLRCRTHGRAAVEEHRRRQHIHRLIKPLHQAAPSDHCPSHPVRETPGTHGDLEMGGHH; encoded by the exons ATGGCTTACAAAGATGGTTACAGCCTGCCTGGTCCGCTCTCCCCGGACTGTCAAGCGTCCCCAATGTCCGAGCTCGCCCATTGCTTCACTGGACTCAGCGCATTTCATGCAGG TGATACTCCGCGGAGATGTTTGGACCTCTCAAACATCAGCACAGATAGTCCAGATGTCGATGCTACACAGATATCTCCACACCAAG ATAAGCCTGGCTCTGTTCCAGTGAACTATGAATCACCTGTGCTAAG AAACAATCGAATGAAAAAGGTGCTATCCTTCCTG CCCAGATTACTGTGCAGCAGCCCAAAGGTTCTTCCCTGTGAAACTTCTTGCCATGATAAGGAGAAT GAGCCCCCTGCGCAGAGAGTGCAGTTTCAGTTGGGGGATTTTCTGTCTGCTCAGGACTCCCAGTTCCAGGGTGACAGTGAGCCCGATGGCCTAGAAAGCCCCCCTTTCTGCCTCCCACCTTTCTCCCTTTCCAATAATTGCCCAAGGGGAGCAGACGTGGGTGGCTTCATGGAAATCCTGGAGCAGGATTTTGAGCAG tcATCAGTGACTTCCTCCATGTCATGCAGCATGGCACAGCTGCTCTCTGAACCCATCATGAACCAGGAAGTGAATCTGTCTTCA GTGTCGGTGTGTCACCAGGAGGGCCGGCGTCTCTTCCGCTCGCCCTCTATGCCCGGGCGTCTGGAGCGCCTGGCGGGGAAGCGCGCTTGCAGCTCCCCGGCGGTCGCAGGCCGCCCTCTGAAACGTCACTGCACCTTCTCCGCCATCTCCGAGGAAGCCAGCGAACGGGAGGGAGACCAGGAGCCTGGGGTTTCCAGTCAGAGGAGG CTCCGGCTTAAGAAGACCCACTCTCTGTGTGAGGGGACAGAGCCGCTGGGAGGTGATTGGGTCGATGCAGAACTCATCGGAGATTCCAGTAAG ATGTACGCCCTTCCTACGGTACCAGGGAGACACCAAGAATTGAAGTACATCACAGGAGAGACT ATGCGTGCTCTACTGGAAGGAAAGTTCAGCTGTCTGGTTGAGTCCTTTGTTGTGGTGGACTGTCGCTACCCTTACGAGTATCAGGGGGGACACATCAAG GGTGCGATGAGTCTGCCAAACACGGTCGAGGCTGTGCAGTACCTCCTCTCTCAGAAGCTGAAGGCACGCTCTCCACACAAGAGATTCATCCTGGTGCTGCACTGTGAATTCTCCTCTGAAAGAGGCCCCAGAAC GTGTCGCCTTCTGCGGCGCGAGGACCGCAGTGTGAACGAGTACCCGGCCTTGCACTACCCTGAACTCTACATCCTCAAGGGGGGCTACAGAGATTTCTACCACTCGCACCAG gagcaCTGTGAGCCCCAGGCCTACTGCCCCATGCACCACCAGGACCACAGGGAGGAGCTGCTACGCTGTCGCACCCATGGCCGGGCCGCCGTGGAGGAGCACCGCCGGCGCCAGCACATCCACCGTCTCATCAAACCACTTCATCAAGCTGCCCCGTCTGACCACTGTCCCAGCCACCCAGTCAGAGAAACACCCGGCACACACGGCGATCTCGAGATGGGTGGACATCATTAA
- the LOC136933540 gene encoding UDP-glucose 6-dehydrogenase-like — MVEVRRICCIGAGYVGGPTCSVIAQMCPEVTVTVVDVNEDRIRAWNSDSLPIFEPGLQEVVMSCRDVNLFFSTDIDKAIKDADLVFISVNTPTKTFGIGKGRAADLKYIEACARRIADVSAGCKIVVEKSTVPVRAAESIRRIFNANTKSSLNFQVLSNPEFLAEGTAISDLKNPDRVLIGGDETLEGQHAIEALKSIYEHWVPKNKIITTNTWSSELSKLAANAFLAQRISSINSISALCEVTGADVEEVAHAIGTDQRIGSRFLKASVGFGGSCFQKDVLNLVYLCEALNLPEVARYWQQVIEINDYQRKRFSSRIISCLFNTVTDKKIALLGFAFKKNTGDTRESSSIYISRYLLDEGACLHVYDPKVKAEQIMQDLTTPFPGHDPVRVSRLVTVVTDPYKACENAHAIVICTEWDMFKELDYEQIYKAMLKPAFIFDGRRILDDLHDRLQHIGFQVETIGKRVNQRMVLTASGDRPEMAQQQPLKKMKL, encoded by the exons ATGGTGGAGGTGAGAAGAATCTGCTGTATCGGGGCAGGCTATGTGGGCGGTCCCACATGCAGTGTCATCGCTCAGATGTGCCCAGAGGTGACAGTCACAGTGGTGGATGTTAACGAGGACCGTATACGTGCCTGGAACTCTGATAGCCTGCCCATCTTTGAG CCTGGACTACAGGAAGTGGTGATGTCATGTCGTGATGTCAACCTCTTCTTCTCCACAGACATTGACAAGGCCATTAAAGATGCTGACCTCGTCTTTATATCT GTAAATACTCCAACTAAAACCTTTGGGATTGGAAAGGGCAGAGCCGCGGATCTGAAGTACATTGAAGCTTGCGCGCGGAGAATTGCCGACGTGTCCGCTGGCTGTAAGATTGTGGTGGAGAAAAGCACCGTACCTGTCCGTGCGGCAGAGAGCATCCGGCGCATCTTCAACGCTAACACAAAAAGTAGCCTGAACTTCCAG GTTCTGTCAAATCCCGAGTTTCTTGCAGAGGGAACGGCCATTTCTGATCTGAAGAACCCGGATAGGGTCCTGATTGGAGGGGACGAGACTCTGGAGGGGCAGCACGCCATCGAGGCCCTGAAGAGCATCTATGAGCACTGGGTTCCCAAGAAcaagatcatcaccaccaacaCGTGGTCCTCTGAGCTCTCCAAATTG GCAGCCAACGCTTTCCTCGCCCAGCGTATCAGTAGCATTAACTCTATCAGTGCCCTGTGCGAGGTGACGGGGGCTGATGTGGAGGAGGTGGCCCACGCCATTGGGACGGACCAGAGGATAGGCAGTCGCTTCCTGAAGGCTAGTGTTG gTTTCGGTGGGAGCTGTTTCCAGAAGGATGTCCTCAATCTTGTATACTTATGTGAAGCCCTGAATCTTCCAGAGGTGGCGAGATATTGGCAACAG GTGATAGAGATAAACGACTATCAGCGAAAACGCTTCTCTTCGCGGATCATTAGCTGCCTGTTCAACACAGTGACAGACAAGAAGATAGCCTTGCTTGGATTTGCTTTCAAGAAAAACACCGGGGACACACG GGAGTCTTCTAGCATTTATATCAGCCGTTACCTGCTGGATGAAGGAGCCTGTCTACACGTTTATGACCCCAAGGTGAAAGCAGAGCAGATAATGCAAGATCTGACTACGCCATTTCCAGGACATGACCCTGTCAGAG TTTCTCGACTTGTGACCGTTGTTACTGACCCATACAAGGCCTGTGAGAATGCCCATGCCATCGTTATCTGCACAGAATGGGACATGTTCAAG gaactTGACTATGAACAAATCTACAAGGCTATGTTGAAGCCGGCATTCATCTTTGATGGTCGGAGAATCCTGGATGATCTTCATGACAGACTCCAGCATATTGGCTTCCAG GTGGAGACCATCGGGAAGAGAGTAAACCAGAGAATGGTTCTCACTGCTAGTGGCGACAGACCAGAGATGGCCCAACAGCAACCATTGAAGAAAATGAAACTTTGA